A single genomic interval of Spirosoma linguale DSM 74 harbors:
- a CDS encoding short-chain dehydrogenase/reductase SDR (PFAM: short-chain dehydrogenase/reductase SDR~KEGG: rso:RS03890 short chain dehydrogenase) — translation MSKVILITGASSGIGKETAKKLIIEGHKVYVAARRIDQMQDLQLAGGIALPLDITNEENIQQVVDIIIGREGKIDVLFNNAGYAIYGSVEEIPIQEARRQFEVNVFGLASLTQKVIPFMREARSGTIINSSSMGGKMYTPMGAWYHASKHAIEGWSDCLRLELSPFNIHVVILEPGLIATEFSDVMSGPMVARSGSGPYANIVKGVASSASMAMSPASVIAKTVSTIVGSRKPKTRYRVGNRAKPMVWMRVNLGDRLFDKIIMSQVK, via the coding sequence ATGAGCAAGGTAATTTTAATCACAGGCGCGTCGTCAGGTATTGGTAAAGAAACCGCCAAAAAGTTGATCATAGAAGGGCACAAGGTGTATGTAGCCGCCCGGCGAATTGATCAGATGCAGGACCTTCAACTGGCAGGAGGCATTGCCCTGCCACTGGATATTACCAACGAGGAAAACATCCAGCAGGTAGTCGACATCATCATCGGGCGGGAAGGAAAAATCGACGTCCTGTTCAACAATGCCGGGTACGCTATTTACGGGTCGGTCGAGGAGATTCCGATTCAGGAGGCCCGACGGCAGTTTGAGGTCAATGTGTTTGGCCTGGCCAGTTTAACCCAGAAAGTTATCCCCTTTATGCGCGAAGCCCGGTCCGGTACCATTATCAACTCCTCCTCGATGGGCGGTAAAATGTATACCCCGATGGGTGCCTGGTATCATGCGTCCAAGCACGCCATCGAGGGCTGGAGTGATTGCCTGCGTCTGGAGTTAAGTCCGTTTAATATCCATGTAGTGATCTTGGAACCCGGCCTTATTGCTACTGAGTTTAGTGATGTGATGAGTGGTCCAATGGTGGCCCGGTCCGGCAGCGGCCCGTATGCCAACATCGTGAAAGGGGTAGCTAGCTCAGCCTCAATGGCCATGTCGCCAGCGTCGGTGATTGCGAAAACGGTGTCAACCATCGTTGGGAGCCGAAAGCCTAAAACGCGTTACCGGGTGGGTAATCGGGCAAAGCCGATGGTCTGGATGCGGGTCAATCTGGGCGACCGACTGTTTGATAAAATCATTATGAGTCAAGTAAAA
- a CDS encoding putative esterase (PFAM: putative esterase; glycoside hydrolase family 13 domain protein~KEGG: scl:sce1893 hypothetical protein), with amino-acid sequence MKRFITLVAMLGIFCGSSYAQKIEKEAPKGFDQVRAGIAMGKLDSISYPSKTVGTTRKALVYTPPGYNKKTKYPVLYLLHGIGGDEKEWLNGGKPQVILDNLYAENKLEPMIVVMPNGRAMKDDRAVGNVFEKDKVEAFATFEKDLLTDLIPFIEKKYPTLTDREHRAIAGLSMGGGQSLNFGLGNLDRFAWVGGFSSAPNTKRPEELVPNPADAKQKLKLLWISCGDADGLISFSKRTHDYLYQNSVPHIYYVEPGGHDFKVWKNGLYMFSQFLFKPVDVASLTKYSVLGTPAATNIRNAKYPQILPDNRVVFRVKAPEAQKVQVDLGKKYDMVKDTAGFWMATTDSISRGFHYYSVLIDGVAIVDPASETFYGMGRQASGIEIPDKDGAFYAMKDVPHGDIRIKRYFSKATNSWREMYIYTPPGYDKSTEKYPVLYLLHGGGEDQRGWATQGKTDMILDNLIAEGKAKPMVIAMLDGNVSAGGLAGFNENVLKAFENELKLGAIPFVESNFRVETDAKNRALAGLSMGGLQTLYAGIKNTNMFANLGVFSSGWFANNPKLTDPQYAFMKDNASTINSNLKNLWISMGGKEDIAYQNCQIMMKKFDEMGVKYSYSEYAGGHTWPVWRHDLMLFSQVLFK; translated from the coding sequence ATGAAACGATTTATCACATTAGTGGCAATGCTGGGCATTTTCTGCGGGAGCAGCTACGCCCAGAAAATTGAGAAAGAAGCACCAAAAGGCTTCGATCAGGTACGTGCGGGTATCGCCATGGGCAAGCTGGATTCAATCAGCTACCCATCGAAAACCGTGGGTACAACCCGCAAAGCGCTGGTGTACACGCCACCGGGCTACAACAAGAAGACCAAATACCCGGTCCTGTACCTGCTCCACGGCATCGGGGGTGATGAAAAAGAGTGGCTGAACGGCGGCAAACCCCAGGTGATTCTGGACAATCTGTACGCTGAGAATAAACTGGAGCCCATGATTGTGGTGATGCCCAACGGCCGGGCCATGAAAGACGACCGGGCGGTGGGAAATGTCTTCGAGAAAGACAAAGTCGAAGCCTTCGCCACCTTCGAGAAAGACCTGCTAACCGACCTCATTCCGTTTATCGAAAAGAAATACCCGACGCTGACCGACCGCGAACACCGCGCCATTGCCGGGCTGTCGATGGGCGGTGGGCAGTCGCTGAATTTCGGGCTGGGTAATCTGGACAGGTTCGCCTGGGTGGGCGGCTTCTCATCGGCCCCTAACACCAAACGCCCCGAAGAACTGGTACCAAACCCCGCTGACGCTAAACAAAAGCTGAAATTGCTCTGGATTTCGTGCGGGGATGCCGACGGTCTGATCTCGTTCAGCAAACGTACCCACGATTATCTGTACCAGAACAGCGTGCCGCACATCTATTACGTGGAGCCGGGCGGGCACGATTTCAAGGTCTGGAAAAACGGGCTGTACATGTTTTCGCAGTTTCTGTTCAAGCCCGTCGATGTGGCCTCGCTGACCAAATACAGCGTGTTGGGAACCCCGGCGGCCACCAACATCCGCAACGCCAAATACCCGCAGATCCTGCCCGACAACCGCGTCGTGTTCCGCGTGAAAGCCCCGGAAGCGCAGAAGGTGCAGGTCGATCTGGGTAAGAAATACGACATGGTGAAAGACACCGCCGGTTTCTGGATGGCTACTACCGACTCCATCAGTCGGGGATTTCACTATTACTCCGTCCTGATCGATGGAGTTGCCATTGTCGATCCGGCCAGCGAAACATTCTACGGCATGGGGCGTCAGGCGAGCGGCATCGAGATTCCGGATAAAGACGGGGCTTTCTACGCCATGAAAGACGTCCCCCACGGCGACATCCGCATCAAACGTTACTTCTCGAAGGCGACTAACAGTTGGCGCGAGATGTACATATACACGCCACCAGGCTACGATAAATCGACTGAGAAGTACCCGGTGTTGTACCTGCTACATGGCGGGGGCGAAGATCAGCGCGGCTGGGCTACGCAGGGTAAAACGGATATGATTCTGGACAATCTTATTGCCGAAGGCAAGGCCAAACCCATGGTCATTGCCATGCTCGATGGGAACGTAAGCGCCGGTGGTCTGGCGGGGTTCAACGAAAACGTGCTAAAAGCGTTTGAAAATGAATTAAAGCTGGGGGCTATTCCCTTTGTGGAAAGCAATTTCCGGGTCGAGACCGACGCCAAAAACCGGGCACTCGCGGGCCTGTCGATGGGTGGGTTGCAGACACTGTACGCGGGCATCAAAAATACCAACATGTTCGCCAATCTGGGCGTATTCAGCTCGGGCTGGTTCGCCAATAATCCCAAGCTAACCGACCCGCAGTATGCCTTCATGAAAGACAACGCGTCGACCATCAACAGCAACCTGAAGAATCTCTGGATTTCGATGGGTGGCAAGGAGGATATTGCCTACCAGAACTGCCAGATCATGATGAAGAAGTTCGACGAAATGGGCGTTAAATACAGCTACAGCGAATACGCCGGTGGCCACACCTGGCCCGTCTGGCGGCACGACCTGATGCTGTTTAGTCAGGTGCTGTTTAAATAG
- a CDS encoding putative esterase (PFAM: putative esterase~KEGG: kpn:KPN_04127 putative xylanase), with translation MKTIIALLICLVSLTVQAQAQNVGVPASTNIPGQKYPQILPDNRVVFRVKAPDARKLQIDLVKKYDMVKDTSGFWTVTTEPVVEGFHYYSLIADGIAICDPSSQTFYGMGRMASGIDIPDKDMDYYQPKNVPHGQVRSVNYYSDITKAWRRANVYTPPGYDENPKKRYPVLYLQHGAGEDETGWPTQGKMDFILDNLIAEGKATPMIVVMERGYATDPTRPVSTTATGPAGGGPASMNANVFPEVLVKEVIPMIDKSFRTLTDRDNRAMAGLSMGGFQTFQTTMTNLDKFAYIGGFSGAGRLQPGADIKQAYDGAWADADAFNKKMKLVYVSIGTKEPERMYTGVKGFHEALDKAGIKHVYYESPGTSHEWQTWRRSLRQYASLIFKK, from the coding sequence ATGAAAACAATCATAGCATTACTAATCTGCCTTGTATCCCTGACGGTACAGGCGCAGGCCCAGAACGTTGGGGTACCGGCGTCGACCAATATTCCGGGTCAGAAATACCCGCAGATTCTGCCCGATAACCGCGTCGTGTTCCGCGTGAAAGCGCCCGATGCCCGCAAGTTGCAAATAGACCTGGTGAAGAAGTACGACATGGTGAAAGACACCAGCGGCTTCTGGACCGTCACGACGGAGCCTGTCGTCGAGGGCTTTCACTATTACTCGCTCATCGCCGACGGGATAGCCATCTGCGACCCGTCGAGCCAGACGTTTTACGGCATGGGTCGTATGGCGAGTGGCATCGATATTCCGGACAAGGACATGGACTATTACCAGCCCAAAAATGTGCCGCATGGTCAGGTACGTTCAGTTAACTACTACTCCGACATCACCAAAGCGTGGCGACGGGCCAACGTGTATACCCCGCCAGGTTATGACGAAAATCCGAAGAAGCGCTACCCGGTGCTGTACCTGCAACATGGCGCGGGCGAAGACGAAACCGGCTGGCCGACGCAGGGTAAGATGGACTTCATTCTCGATAATCTGATTGCAGAGGGCAAGGCAACACCCATGATTGTAGTGATGGAGCGCGGCTACGCTACCGACCCAACCCGCCCCGTCAGCACAACGGCCACGGGCCCGGCCGGGGGCGGCCCCGCCAGCATGAACGCAAACGTGTTTCCCGAGGTGTTGGTAAAAGAAGTGATCCCAATGATCGACAAGTCGTTTCGCACGCTGACCGACCGCGACAACCGAGCGATGGCGGGCCTATCGATGGGTGGTTTTCAGACGTTCCAGACCACGATGACCAACCTCGATAAATTCGCTTACATCGGCGGGTTCAGTGGAGCGGGTCGGTTACAGCCGGGTGCCGACATCAAACAGGCGTATGACGGTGCCTGGGCCGATGCCGACGCATTCAACAAAAAGATGAAACTGGTGTACGTAAGCATCGGCACGAAGGAGCCCGAGCGGATGTATACCGGGGTGAAAGGCTTTCATGAAGCGCTCGACAAAGCGGGCATAAAGCACGTGTACTATGAGTCGCCGGGAACGTCGCACGAGTGGCAAACCTGGCGTCGGTCGCTGCGGCAGTATGCCAGTTTGATCTTTAAGAAGTAA
- a CDS encoding glycoside hydrolase family 8 (PFAM: glycoside hydrolase family 8~KEGG: scl:sce3034 endo-1,4-beta-xylanase), with product MNLINNNLPENRWLLPVLIGIFLIVTPMAVAQKKMKDKPKAEAQVGNYRNLFREAGYKQADIDAKLAKAYHDVFEGPNKVYFEVGDTMAYVSDVKNKDARTEGLSYGMMIAVQLDKKDVFDRIWRWSKKYLQHQSGPREGYFAWSINPQTMKKNSEGSASDGELYYITSLLLAANKWGNNTGINYYGEARRILDAIWKKDGTGNIYNLINTDTKQISFVPEGGMYNWTDPSYHLPAFYEVWGTYAKDGHEQFYRECADTSRAFLHRACHPVTGLNADYTEFSGKPHDTRWSPSAFRYDSWRVPMNIAMDYTWSGKDKAWQEDYAKRFQGFLRSKGMDTYDDQFNLDGSRPEFILQAGPVKKLRHSLGLVSTSATLSLVNKEPNSKDFVRAVWNAKLEPFDDGYFDPYYDGLLYVFSLMHLSGKYRIITPQAR from the coding sequence ATGAACCTGATAAACAATAACTTGCCTGAAAATCGCTGGTTGCTCCCAGTGCTGATCGGAATCTTTTTGATAGTAACGCCCATGGCGGTGGCTCAAAAAAAGATGAAAGACAAGCCTAAAGCCGAGGCTCAGGTAGGCAACTACCGGAACCTGTTTCGCGAAGCAGGCTACAAACAGGCCGACATCGACGCGAAATTGGCGAAGGCGTATCACGACGTGTTCGAAGGTCCCAATAAGGTCTATTTTGAAGTCGGTGATACGATGGCGTATGTGTCAGATGTGAAGAATAAGGACGCCCGAACCGAAGGTTTGTCGTATGGGATGATGATCGCCGTGCAGCTGGACAAAAAAGACGTGTTCGACCGCATCTGGCGGTGGTCGAAGAAGTACCTGCAACACCAGAGCGGCCCACGAGAGGGCTATTTTGCCTGGAGCATCAACCCGCAGACGATGAAGAAAAACTCGGAAGGGTCAGCGTCGGATGGGGAGTTGTATTACATCACCAGTCTGCTACTTGCGGCCAACAAGTGGGGCAACAACACAGGTATCAATTACTACGGCGAAGCCCGGCGAATTCTGGATGCGATTTGGAAGAAAGATGGCACCGGCAACATCTACAACCTCATCAACACCGACACGAAGCAGATCAGCTTTGTGCCCGAAGGAGGCATGTACAACTGGACCGATCCGTCGTATCACCTGCCCGCCTTTTACGAGGTCTGGGGCACGTACGCCAAAGACGGGCACGAGCAGTTTTACAGGGAGTGCGCCGATACATCGCGCGCGTTTTTGCACCGGGCCTGCCACCCCGTAACGGGCCTCAACGCCGATTACACGGAGTTTAGCGGCAAGCCGCACGACACCCGCTGGTCACCTTCGGCGTTTCGCTACGATTCGTGGCGGGTGCCCATGAACATCGCCATGGACTACACCTGGTCGGGAAAAGACAAAGCCTGGCAGGAAGATTACGCCAAACGGTTTCAGGGTTTCCTGCGCTCCAAAGGCATGGACACGTATGATGATCAGTTTAACCTGGACGGCTCACGCCCCGAATTTATTTTGCAGGCTGGGCCGGTAAAAAAACTCCGGCACTCGCTGGGACTGGTGTCTACATCGGCTACGCTGTCATTGGTCAATAAGGAGCCAAACAGCAAGGACTTTGTACGAGCCGTCTGGAACGCAAAACTGGAACCGTTCGACGATGGCTATTTTGATCCGTATTACGATGGGCTGTTGTATGTGTTCAGCCTCATGCACCTGAGTGGAAAGTACCGGATTATAACGCCACAGGCCCGTTAA
- a CDS encoding putative esterase (PFAM: putative esterase; glycoside hydrolase family 13 domain protein~KEGG: ara:Arad_4221 enterochelin esterase): MTLKPLAVLFAAALLSTASLAQTSQPTIAEDFKPSSLNQPGQEYPQVNSQGYARFRIYAPKADSVKVSLGLGGRGGTILKKGADGFWTATTEGPMDEGFHYYNVTIDGGKFNDPGAKNYYGSVRWESGIEIPAHDQDFYALKDVPHGNVQQILFPSKSTGTPRRAFVYTPPGYEKEKSKKYPVLYLQHGWGEDETAWSNQGHANLIMDNLIAEGKTKPFIIVMTYGMTNEVKWGKIRDFKIDGFQTVLVDELIPYVDANFRTMANRDNRAMAGLSMGGMETKMITLNKPETFGYYGLLSGGVYAPDDLNGKAKPKLVFISCGSKERPDGVNKSATDLKAAGYNAVAYVSDKTAHEFLTWRRSLHEMAPLLFK, encoded by the coding sequence ATGACTCTTAAACCCTTAGCGGTCCTGTTCGCAGCCGCACTACTCAGCACCGCCAGCCTGGCACAAACCAGCCAGCCAACCATCGCGGAGGATTTCAAACCGTCCTCGCTCAACCAGCCGGGGCAGGAGTATCCACAGGTCAACTCGCAGGGCTATGCCCGGTTCCGCATCTACGCGCCCAAAGCCGACAGCGTAAAAGTGAGCCTGGGCCTCGGCGGCCGGGGTGGTACCATCCTTAAAAAAGGGGCCGACGGCTTCTGGACCGCCACCACCGAAGGACCGATGGATGAAGGCTTTCACTATTACAACGTGACCATCGACGGCGGGAAGTTTAACGACCCCGGTGCGAAGAATTATTACGGCTCTGTTCGTTGGGAAAGCGGTATTGAAATTCCCGCCCACGACCAGGATTTCTACGCGCTGAAAGACGTACCCCACGGCAACGTACAGCAGATTCTGTTCCCCTCGAAAAGTACCGGCACACCCCGCCGGGCATTTGTATACACGCCACCGGGCTACGAAAAAGAGAAATCGAAAAAGTATCCGGTGCTGTATCTGCAACACGGCTGGGGCGAAGACGAAACGGCCTGGAGCAACCAGGGACACGCGAATCTGATCATGGACAACCTGATCGCCGAAGGCAAAACCAAGCCCTTCATCATCGTGATGACCTACGGCATGACCAACGAAGTGAAGTGGGGCAAAATCAGGGACTTTAAAATCGATGGCTTCCAGACGGTACTCGTTGACGAACTGATCCCATACGTCGATGCCAACTTCCGCACGATGGCGAACCGGGACAACCGGGCGATGGCGGGCCTGTCGATGGGCGGCATGGAAACTAAAATGATCACCCTTAACAAGCCGGAAACGTTTGGATACTACGGCCTGCTGAGTGGTGGCGTTTATGCGCCGGACGACCTTAACGGAAAGGCTAAACCAAAGCTCGTGTTCATCAGCTGTGGCAGCAAAGAGCGGCCTGACGGCGTGAACAAATCCGCCACCGACCTGAAAGCCGCCGGATACAATGCTGTTGCCTATGTATCGGATAAGACAGCCCACGAATTCCTGACCTGGCGCCGGAGTCTGCACGAGATGGCTCCGCTGCTGTTTAAGTAA
- a CDS encoding putative esterase (PFAM: putative esterase; glycoside hydrolase family 13 domain protein~KEGG: esa:ESA_03992 hypothetical protein), which produces MKRILCFLQAVLFSGVTVLAQQRPPAISSPDVHPDHSITFRYFSRNAKKVTVSGEFLSAPVAMTKDTSGIWSVTVPPVKPDIYPYSFMVDSVSIADPSNTYIFANERFKRSIVDVPGDQPLVHSLQNVPHGKISYRYYKSGTLGTTRQLLVYTPPGFNPNGKTKYPVLYLIHGGSDTEETWTKVGRANLIADNLIAQGKAKPMLIVMPYGNVRPAPMADFTKDMVNDIVPFVEANYPVIKDSKGRAVAGFSVGGGQTLNIGLTNPSTFAYVCSYAPYTATEEFQKNFSNWSPDANKLNSQLKLFTVSVGTEDFLYEPVKQNIAMFNEKKIKVEPFIVPGGHTWMNCKLYLATTLPQLFK; this is translated from the coding sequence ATGAAACGCATCCTCTGTTTTCTACAAGCCGTTCTGTTCTCGGGTGTTACGGTGCTGGCCCAGCAACGGCCACCGGCAATCAGTTCGCCCGATGTGCATCCCGACCACAGCATCACGTTCCGGTATTTTTCCCGAAATGCGAAAAAAGTAACGGTTTCCGGCGAGTTTCTGTCGGCACCCGTCGCCATGACCAAAGACACCTCGGGTATCTGGAGTGTGACGGTACCGCCCGTCAAACCCGACATTTACCCGTACAGCTTCATGGTCGACAGCGTGTCAATTGCCGACCCGAGCAATACCTACATTTTCGCCAATGAGCGATTTAAACGCAGCATCGTCGACGTTCCCGGCGATCAGCCGCTGGTGCATTCGTTGCAGAATGTACCCCACGGCAAAATCAGCTACCGCTATTACAAGTCAGGTACGTTGGGCACCACGCGACAATTGCTTGTCTACACGCCACCGGGTTTCAACCCCAACGGTAAGACCAAATACCCGGTGCTGTACCTGATTCACGGCGGCTCCGACACCGAAGAAACCTGGACGAAAGTAGGCCGCGCCAACCTGATTGCCGACAACCTCATCGCGCAGGGCAAAGCTAAACCGATGCTGATTGTGATGCCCTACGGCAACGTTCGCCCGGCCCCAATGGCTGATTTTACCAAAGACATGGTGAATGACATTGTGCCGTTTGTCGAAGCCAACTACCCGGTCATCAAAGACAGCAAAGGCCGGGCCGTGGCTGGGTTCTCGGTAGGTGGTGGACAGACGCTGAACATCGGCCTGACCAACCCCTCCACGTTCGCCTATGTGTGTTCGTACGCGCCTTACACGGCCACTGAGGAGTTTCAGAAGAACTTTTCAAACTGGTCGCCGGATGCGAATAAGCTCAACAGCCAACTGAAACTATTCACGGTCAGCGTCGGTACAGAGGACTTTCTGTATGAGCCGGTGAAACAGAACATCGCCATGTTCAACGAGAAGAAAATTAAAGTCGAACCGTTCATTGTGCCCGGTGGTCATACCTGGATGAACTGCAAACTGTATCTCGCCACGACGTTGCCGCAATTGTTCAAGTGA
- a CDS encoding putative esterase (PFAM: putative esterase; glycoside hydrolase family 13 domain protein~KEGG: ara:Arad_4221 enterochelin esterase), with the protein MHTKTRRHLLLCWSILLLASGLVVGQPPRGPLVVSPQVNADKTVTFRYQAPQAKVLELSAQFEKGPVAMTKDAQGIWSVTVGPVKPDIYPYNFRVDGVSVMDPANVAFFPNERFKASLVDVPGDTPLIHAMRDVPHGSINYEYYPSMEGTTGSLVVYTPPGYDQNPSKKYPVYYLISGTTDTEETFFKVGKTNLILDNLLAEGKVKPMIVVMPYGNIAARVAEQKGGSKPADPTVRDGADAVKRANDFTTDLVSNVIPYVEKSYRTIPNRENRAIGGFSRGGGQTLRAAFNNMDKFAYVCAYSSYLSPQEMDGNFSQIVNKPEQINKQLKLLWVSVGSDDFLYKGTVEFMDYLKAKKVNYKSLITDGGHTWMNVKTYVAATTPLLFQQ; encoded by the coding sequence ATGCACACAAAAACACGAAGGCACCTGCTGCTCTGCTGGTCAATATTGCTGCTGGCATCCGGGCTGGTAGTTGGCCAGCCGCCACGCGGGCCGCTGGTGGTATCGCCCCAGGTGAACGCCGACAAGACCGTTACCTTCCGCTACCAGGCTCCGCAGGCCAAAGTGTTGGAACTGAGCGCGCAGTTTGAGAAAGGTCCCGTGGCCATGACCAAAGATGCACAGGGCATCTGGAGCGTGACGGTCGGCCCCGTCAAACCCGACATTTATCCGTACAACTTTCGCGTAGATGGCGTATCGGTCATGGACCCCGCCAACGTTGCCTTCTTCCCGAACGAGCGATTCAAAGCTAGCCTGGTCGACGTGCCCGGCGATACGCCCCTGATTCACGCCATGCGCGATGTGCCCCACGGCTCGATTAACTACGAGTATTACCCGTCGATGGAAGGTACAACCGGTTCGCTGGTCGTATACACGCCACCGGGTTATGACCAGAATCCGTCGAAGAAGTATCCCGTTTATTACCTCATCAGCGGCACGACGGATACCGAAGAAACCTTTTTTAAAGTCGGCAAAACCAACCTGATTCTGGATAACCTACTAGCCGAAGGCAAGGTGAAGCCGATGATTGTCGTGATGCCCTACGGCAATATTGCGGCTCGTGTGGCCGAGCAAAAAGGCGGTTCAAAACCCGCCGACCCAACCGTTCGCGATGGGGCCGATGCGGTGAAACGGGCCAACGATTTCACGACTGATTTGGTGAGTAACGTCATTCCATACGTCGAGAAAAGCTACCGGACCATTCCCAACCGGGAGAACCGGGCCATTGGCGGCTTCTCACGCGGGGGCGGGCAAACGCTCCGGGCGGCTTTTAACAACATGGACAAGTTTGCGTATGTCTGCGCCTACAGCTCGTACCTGTCGCCCCAGGAGATGGACGGCAATTTCAGCCAGATCGTGAACAAGCCCGAGCAGATCAACAAGCAACTTAAACTGCTGTGGGTCAGCGTGGGCAGCGATGATTTTCTGTATAAAGGCACGGTGGAATTTATGGACTATCTGAAGGCAAAAAAGGTGAACTACAAAAGCCTGATCACCGACGGAGGCCATACCTGGATGAACGTAAAAACCTACGTTGCCGCCACCACACCATTGCTGTTCCAACAATAA
- a CDS encoding putative esterase (PFAM: putative esterase; glycoside hydrolase family 13 domain protein~KEGG: ara:Arad_4221 enterochelin esterase), producing MNQQLLHRIWFFWAAFGLYTGALAQPPGGPVVVSPQVNPDNTVTFRLQAPTAKDVKLNAQFEKAPVAMTKDAQGVWSATVGPVKPDMYPYSFIVDGISVADPKNSAIFPNEGFQNSVVEITGSTPLVHTLQNVPHGTLSYRYYTSPELGQRPVVVYTPPGYESDTKTTYPVLYLLHGTTDLEETWTKVGRANIILDNLIAQRKAKPMIIVMPYGRAYPVISKSSGSLRNWDNLQEFKKDFMGNLFPFVEKNYRVKKDKDSRAIAGFSGGGGETLFLGLNNPDLFSWVCGFAPGMLKEEFDRNNATAFANPSLTNQRLKLFWIGVGKDDMLYPVINDYLKVLDEKKIKHETLISDGGHTWMNCKLYLSTIAQKLFQ from the coding sequence ATGAATCAACAACTACTTCATCGAATCTGGTTCTTCTGGGCCGCATTCGGCCTGTACACCGGGGCGCTGGCTCAGCCGCCGGGAGGCCCGGTAGTGGTGTCGCCCCAGGTGAACCCCGACAATACGGTCACATTTCGGTTGCAGGCCCCCACCGCAAAAGACGTGAAACTGAATGCTCAGTTCGAGAAGGCTCCCGTGGCCATGACCAAAGATGCGCAGGGTGTCTGGAGCGCGACGGTCGGCCCCGTCAAGCCGGATATGTACCCGTATTCGTTTATAGTCGATGGCATTTCGGTAGCTGACCCTAAAAACTCCGCCATCTTCCCGAACGAAGGGTTTCAGAACAGCGTGGTCGAAATAACCGGTTCAACGCCCCTGGTGCATACGCTTCAGAACGTGCCCCACGGCACGCTGTCGTACCGGTACTACACCTCGCCCGAGTTGGGGCAACGGCCGGTGGTGGTATATACCCCGCCCGGCTACGAGTCCGACACAAAAACAACGTACCCGGTACTGTACCTCCTCCACGGCACTACGGATCTGGAAGAAACCTGGACCAAAGTGGGTCGCGCCAACATCATTCTGGACAACTTGATTGCGCAGCGCAAAGCCAAACCCATGATCATTGTGATGCCCTACGGACGGGCGTATCCGGTGATCAGCAAATCGTCGGGGAGCCTCCGCAACTGGGATAATCTACAGGAGTTCAAGAAGGATTTTATGGGCAACCTGTTCCCGTTTGTCGAGAAAAATTACCGGGTGAAGAAAGACAAAGACAGCCGGGCCATTGCCGGCTTTTCGGGTGGCGGTGGCGAAACGCTTTTTCTCGGCCTGAATAATCCCGACCTGTTTAGCTGGGTGTGCGGCTTTGCGCCGGGGATGCTAAAAGAAGAGTTCGACCGCAACAACGCCACGGCTTTTGCCAACCCCTCCCTCACCAACCAGCGACTGAAACTGTTCTGGATTGGCGTCGGGAAAGACGACATGCTGTACCCGGTCATCAACGACTACCTGAAGGTGCTTGACGAGAAAAAGATCAAACACGAAACCCTGATTTCGGACGGTGGCCATACCTGGATGAACTGCAAGCTCTACCTGTCGACCATCGCCCAGAAATTATTTCAGTAA